Proteins encoded by one window of Lathyrus oleraceus cultivar Zhongwan6 chromosome 1, CAAS_Psat_ZW6_1.0, whole genome shotgun sequence:
- the LOC127122064 gene encoding albumin-1 C precursor has protein sequence MASVKLASLIVLFATLGMFLTKNVGAASCNGVCSPFDIPPCGSPLCRCIPVGLVIGKCRNPYGVFLRTNDEHPNLCESDADCRKKGSGNFCGHYPNPDIEYGWCFASKSEAEDVFSKITPKDLLKSVSTA, from the exons ATGGCTTCTGTTAAACTCGCTTCTTTGATTGTCCTGTTTGCCACATTAG GTATGTTCCTGACAAAAAACGTAGGAGCAGCAAGCTGCAATGGGGTTTGTTCTCCATTTGATATCCCACCATGTGGCTCTCCACTTTGTCGATGTATCCCTGTTGGTCTAGTTATTGGTAAATGCAGAAATCCATATGGAGTTTTCTTGAGGACGAATGATGAACACCCTAACTTATGTGAGTCTGATGCCGATTGTAGGAAGAAAGGAAGTGGTAACTTTTGCGGTCATTATCCTAATCCTGATATTGAATATGGATGGTGTTTTGCCTCTAAATCTGAAGCAGAAGACGTTTTCTCTAAGATTACCCCAAAAGACTTGTTGAAGAGTGTTTCCACTGCTTAA
- the LOC127122079 gene encoding albumin-1 E yields the protein MASVKLASLIVLFATLGMFLTKNVGAVSCNGVCSPFEMPPCRSSACRCIPVGLLIGYCRNPSGVFLKGNDEHPNLCESDADCKKKGSGNFCGHYPNPDIEYGWCFASKSEAEDVFSKITPKDLLKSVSTA from the exons ATGGCTTCCGTTAAACTGGCTTCTTTGATCGTCTTGTTTGCCACATTAG GTATGTTCCTGACAAAAAACGTAGGAGCAGTAAGCTGCAATGGGGTTTGTTCTCCATTTGAGATGCCACCATGTCGCTCTTCAGCCTGTCGATGTATCCCTGTTGGTCTATTAATAGGTTACTGCAGAAATCCATCTGGAGTTTTCTTGAAGGGGAATGATGAACACCCTAACTTATGTGAGTCTGATGCCGATTGTAAGAAGAAAGGAAGCGGTAACTTTTGCGGTCATTATCCTAATCCTGATATTGAATATGGATGGTGTTTTGCCTCTAAATCTGAAGCAGAAGACGTTTTCTCTAAGATTACCCCAAAAGACTTGTTGAAGAGTGTTTCCACTGCTTAA
- the LOC127122104 gene encoding albumin-1 D, producing MASVKLASLIVLFATLGMFLTKNVGAASCNGVCSPFEMPPCGTSACRCIPVGLFIGYCRNPSGVFLKANDEHPNLCESDADCKKKGSGNFCGHYPNPDIEYGWCFASKSEAEDFFSKITQKDLLKSVSTASRTKTMYALL from the exons ATGGCTTCTGTTAAACTCGCTTCTTTGATTGTCCTGTTTGCCACATTAG GTATGTTCCTGACAAAAAACGTAGGAGCAGCAAGCTGCAATGGGGTTTGTTCTCCATTTGAGATGCCACCATGTGGCACTTCAGCCTGTCGATGTATCCCTGTTGGTCTATTTATTGGTTACTGCAGAAATCCATCTGGAGTTTTCTTGAAGGCGAATGATGAACACCCTAACTTATGTGAGTCTGATGCCGATTGTAAGAAGAAAGGAAGCGGTAACTTTTGCGGTCATTATCCTAATCCTGATATTGAATATGGATGGTGTTTTGCCTCTAAATCTGAAGCGGAAGACTTTTTCTCTAAGATTACCCAAAAAGACTTGTTGAAGAGTGTTTCCACTGCTTCCAGAACAAAAACCATGTATGCATTACTTTAA